In one window of Episyrphus balteatus chromosome 3, idEpiBalt1.1, whole genome shotgun sequence DNA:
- the LOC129916728 gene encoding V-type proton ATPase subunit F 1: MALHSAIKGKLISVIGDEDTCVGFLLGGVGEINKNRHANFMVVDKNTPVSEIEDCFKRFLKRDDIDIILINQNYAELIRHVIDSHTSPIPAVLEIPSKDHPYDASKDSILRRARGMFNPEDLVR; this comes from the exons atGGCTTTACACTCAGCAATTAAAGGAAAACTTATTTCCGTTATTGGAGATGAA GACACTTGCGTAGGATTTTTGCTTGGAGGCGTTGGCGAAATCAACAAGAATCGTCACGCCAATTTCATGGTTGTCGACAAAA ACACTCCAGTGAGTGAAATTGAGGATTGTTTCAAGCGTTTCCTTAAACGTGATGACATCGACATCATCCTCATTAATCAAAACTATGCTGAGTTAATTCGTCATGTAATCGATTCGCACACTTCACCTATTCCAGCTGTGTTGGAAATTCCATCTAAAGATCATCCATACGATGCCAGTAAGGATTCGATTTTGAGACGCGCCAGG gGTATGTTCAATCCTGAAGACTTGGTCCGTTAA
- the LOC129916730 gene encoding uncharacterized protein LOC129916730: protein MYALQAKKTCPISIAEIKELVIKSSDVCLNPEDEKDLFIFFQFKQLINKFDPDDAYLLLIKKKNKHDQAGESSIGARAGSATTPHVNSVNHTMVSRPSQSKRIVG, encoded by the exons ATGTACGCCCTACAGGCTAAGAAGACG TGCCCAATTTCAATTGCAGAAATTAAGGAATTGGTCATAAAATCAAGTGATGTCTGTTTAAATCCAGAAGATGAGAAAGatttatttatat TTTTTCAGTTTAAACAACTTATAAATAAGTTTGATCCAGATGATGCATATCTGCTcttgataaagaaaaaaaataaacatgatcAAGCTGGTGAGAGTAGTATAGGAGCAAGAGCGGGCAGTGCGACAACGCCACATGTAAATAGTGTTAATCATACGATGGTTTCAAGACCATCCCAAAGCAAG